The stretch of DNA gacaacgacccaaaacacagaggtaaatcaacaacagaatggcttcaacagaagaaaatacaacTTCTGGAGtagcccagtcagagtcctgacctcaaccagattgggatgctgtggcatgacctcaagagaatggttcacaccagacatcccaagaatattgctgaactgaaacagttttgtaaagaggaatggtccaaaattcctcctgactgttgtgcaGGACTGATcgacaactacagaaaacgtttggttaaagttattgctgccaaaggagggtcaaccagttattaaatccaaggatTCACATatttttcccaccctgcactgtgaatgtttacgcggtgtgttcaataaagacatgaaaacgtataattgtttgtgtgttattagattaagcagactgtttgtctattgttgtgacttgtcTATTTTTGAAACTGAAGATCAGATTAGATATGATGACCAATTCatacagaaatccaggtaattccaaagggtttacatactttttcttgccactgtaagtaaaagtctaaaagtatttggttgtaaacatatttaagtatcaaaagtaaatggaattgctcaaatataaaagtataaataatttcaaattccttattttaAGCAAACCAGAAGGCCCAATAATAATTATGTATATTTTAATTTACATTTAGCCAGGAGCACCTTCCAACACTCaggcataatttacaaacaaagcatgtgtttagtgaatcCACCAGATCAAAAGCAGTAtggatgagcagggatgttctcctgataagtgcgtgaattggacccttttcctgtcaaaatgtaacacgtacttttgggtgtcagggaaaatgtatggagtaaactGTACATtaatttctttaggaatgtagtgaagtaaaaattGGCaataatataaatagtaaagtaaagtacagatacccccccaaaaatactttagtagtactttaaagtatttttacttaagtactttacaccactgtcaaGTGAACACTCCATAAAATACACTAGGAACTAGCATCAGTGTGAGTGAGGTAAATGCAAGAGAGAGGACTCACGTGGCAATGCCAGCCCAACACCACACTGCTTGAGCCAGAGCTTCTTCTGTTTCAGCAAGGCTCGGGGCCCGGGCTCTCCTCACTGGCATTTTGTCCTgccccttccctgtttcacacatAAGAAGAGAGATTCCTTAGCATCTTGTGATGATCCCATTCCAAGTGGTCCCTCTAGGGAATTATTTCAACATTACCTAATGAATTGTTTCACTCTTGAAAGTGCTCTCTGCACATTTAGCCCACCTTCTGGAGAGTTTAGCTGATCCTGGAGGTGACGTTGTTTGTGAGGGCTGTAAGTGAAGGAGCGATAGGCTCCTGAGCGTAGTACTTTGTTGCGGATGGCTCTCTTGCGCaccagggaaggagaggagttgaagacctcctcttGGCTGCTCGGTTGTTCCTCAGTTGTTGTTCCGTTGTTCTTCAATGGGAAGACCTACAATAAAGACCCATAGGAAGTATTAACTGGCCAACTGCTAAGCCAGCGAAATGTACGGGCTCAGCAAAGAAAATAAAAATAGCACAGTGAAATAATACTTTCACTATTCAGTTAAAACATAAACAAGTTTGTCCTGACCTTTTCCCCTGGGAGTAAGCCCAGAGTGGGGGCCCTTCGGAATGACACAAGGGCACTGACACAGAGAGGGAAGCCCTGgttgaggagggagggggcaCGGTTGGGCAGTGGGCCGACAGACTCATCCTGCACCTCCTCTGGGTGCTTTGCCAGGTAGGACAGCTGGAAACAGCGGCACAGCAACAGGTTCAGGAACTGGGCCTGGGAGAAAACAACATACCAACAGAGAGACAAATCAGATACAAGAAACTGCAGCTTAACAGACACACAAAGGGATTTTCTTGTCAATCATCTTGGGAGATAAAGATCCAATACAGGTTCTTACTGCTCTGGCATGCCTAGCCTTGAAAAGGTGGCAGTATAGCTGGGCATCAGGGCTGCCGGGGTTGTGGGAAACAAAGGCGAACTGGGCGTCCGAGGGGTGGGCAGTGGAAAGGGAGACCCTTCGTAGAGCATGGGCCATGAGGAGGGTCTACAGACAAGGAAGAGTAAAGTAATTCACAAAAGGAAAGAaattatgttgatgacttttaaGACTGGGAATTTCAACTCTTACCGTCTCATCTTCATCATACATCTTCACCCCTTTGATGGAAAATTTAAGGGACACAGGCCTCCTTTTCTTGCATGTCTGTGAAAAAGACATTTCAACACCTCAGGCAAAGCTTTTCATGTTTGCCTTTGCATTCGGGCTGTCTACAAATTCCACATCTCCACCATAATAAGTTGTGAACAATCAAAATGTGTTGTAATGTACTGCTGCTGCTTTCTAGCCTGTCACTACCAGCACCTACTTTGAGAGACTTTAGCTGTGTGTGCAACTGCTGCATCTGATCGTCCAAACAGCAGTCGTCCACATGAAAAGACCCAACATACTATATAAACAAGAAAGACTATGTTACACATACTATCAATTGTTGATTATAGATAAACACGTAATGTAACTAATTAACAAGGTTTTAAAAGGGAAGTAGAGTCCACTCAGATTTCATCCTCTTAGGacacataaaaaaaataatatactgaacaaaaaaataaacgcaacaatttcaaagattttactgagttactgttCATATACGGAAATTagacaatttaaataaattagttagtacctaatctatggatttccttttttttaaggtaggggcatggatcagaaaaccagtcagcatATGGTgtgacatctccttcgcatagagtttatcagactgttgattgtggcctgtgaaatgttgtcccactcctcttcaatggctgtgagaagttgTTGGATATTTTCAGGGACTGGAACACGATGtcatacacatcgatccagagcatcccaaacatgctcaatgggagacatgtctggtgagtatgcagggcatggaagaactgggacattttcagcttccaggaattgtgtacatatCCTTGCGACATGTGGCTGTGCTGTGGCTGTGCAttaccatgctgaaacatgaagtgatggtggcggatgaatggcacgacaatgggcctcaggatctcgtcatggtatctctgtgcattcaaattgccaccgataaaatgcaattgtgttcgttgtccgtaactcatgcctgcccataccataatcccaccaccaccatggggcactctgttcacaacgttgaagTCAGCAAtacgctcgcccacacaacaccatacacgtgggctgtggttgtgaggctggatggacgtactgccaaattctctgaaacagcgttggaggcggcttatggtacaAAGTGGcctaaaaagtacattattttagaGTGCACATTACACAGGTGCCCCACATATTAGAGTGGTGCATCTGTGTAATCAGCTTCCTGTCAGGTgaatgaattatcttggcaaaggaggaaTGCACACTAATAGGGATTTAAATAAATgtgtgcacagaatttgagagaaataagctttttgtgcgtatggaacatttctggggtattttctttcagctcatgaaacacaggaccagcactttacatgttgtttatatttttgttcagtgtagtaacCAACTCCTATATGGGGAGGAGAAATATGTATTTTGCTCTGTCAGTGGATATGGCTTACCTCAGCTGACCTTGTAACTGTGCCATCCTCCCTGACCGGTGTCTCACCCATCCTTCTCACTCCTGAGTTAGCCTACTTCTTTATGCTGCTGTTTCTGGAGGAGTTCCCCTGAGTTCTGCAGAATATAGCAGAGAGCTTTACAGCACCCAGTATGATCAACATTAGACATGTGAATGATGTGTCATATGCACTAGCCGGTAGTGTTATTTTCCCCATGTGAAAAAATGCTTTTGTAGGCAGGTAGAAGTGCTAAAATGAGCTGTGAACAATTCAAACCTTTTAATTTTAAGCTAGAAACAGGTATGTTTGGTGaaatggtgtaaagtacttaagtaaaaatactttaaagtactaattaagtacttttacttcactacaatcctaaagaaaataatatacagtactttttactccatacattttcccctcACACCCAAAAGTATttcttacattttgaatgcttagccgGACTGGAAAGTTGGAGGGGTCCTGCTGCAACATCATCTCTCAGAGCAGTCATCCCTCAGGGTCTACAATGTCATCTCTCAGAGCAGTCATCCCTCAGGATCTACAATGTAATCTCTCAGGAAAAGTGGGGGTTTCGAAAGGAGTGGACATTttgaaaggaaccatataaggagaagtgtgGGTTTTGAAAGGTGCCACTCAAGATGTCAGTCATGTTCTGCAGAGATGACAGTAAGGAATTTTAGTTATCCCCCAAAAATGTCTATTTACCCATTGTGAACTGTGTCTTTGAACGTAACCTACTGGTAACCATGTATGTAACGTTACGTTTTCGTAAATGTAAATACTTGTTAACTTTAGATACCTGAACTTGAACAATGCATGATTTATTATTGActattttaaataataataataataatttaaatatcAAGTAATTTCAGTTCTAGCAGTTATGGAATTCCAGCACTTCTAGTTAAAAGACTCCTTTGAATcgccacttctccttatatggttcctttcaaaatccccacttctccttatatggttcttTTCAAaatccccacttctccttatatggttcttTTCAAaatccccacttctccttatatggttcctttcaaaatccccacttctccttatatggttcctttcaaaatccccacttctccttatatggttatTTTCAAaatccccacttctccttatatggttcctttcaaaatccccacttctccttatatggttcctttcaaaatccccacttctccttatatggttcctttcaaaatccccacttctccttatatggttcttTTCAAaatccccacttctccttatatggttcctttcaaaatccccacttctccttatatggttcctttcaaaatccccacttctccttatatggttcctttcaaaatccccacttctccttatatggttcttTTCAAaatccccacttctccttatatggttatTTTCAAaatccccacttctccttatatggttcctttcaaaatccccacttctccttatatggttcctttcaaaatccccacttctccttatatggttcctttcaaaatccccacttctccttatatggttccttttgacaCCTCCACTTTTCCTGAGCGATGCACTGCACTGAGAGATGACATATTAGTAGAtggcagcatagagaccctgagggATGACTGCTCTGAGAGATGATGTCGCAGCTGGATCCTAatggaaaattgtccaattcatgcacttatcaagagaatatcgctggtcgtccctactgcatCTGACCTGGCAGAGGTCACTAAACacaaattatgtctgagtgttgaagtgtgccctTGGCTATCCATTGAAAAAAACTTCAAAAAGGAAATTGTGCCGTCTGATTTGCTTAATACAAGgattttgaaatgatttatacttttgatacttaagtatatttgagcaattacatttactttgatacttaagtacatttgaaACCAAActcttttagacttttactcaagtagtattttactgggtgactttcacttttacttgagtcattttctataaaaaggtatctttacttttactcaagtatgacaattgggtactttttccaccactggtgtgGTGGTAGATAGGAAGGCTTCAGCAATTTCCAAAACTCGAGTCTGTCAGGTTATTATCTGCCCCTTCTCCTCTTGGCCATATTATGAAAAGGCTATATGCACCTGCAATCTGATAGGTTGTTGCATTGTTGTGTTTGAATCTTCTAATTAATTACATGCCACACATTTTGAGTAGCATACAAATCACTATTACTGGTGTGGATTTAACCAGATGTAAAAATGTATTCCATAACCTACATCATTCAGAGCATGCAGGTATCACCCATTAGTCTGCAGGgatgggtaggttactttctaaatgtaatcagtTACAGTTACTAGTTGGCTTTCCATAATTGTAATCAGTAAAGTAACTTTTGGATTAACCAAACTCAGTaacataatctgattacattcagttacttttagattactttccccttaaaatgcattagaagaagacaaaaatgtatgttaccaattgaactacatctattgcaggataaatcaatgttaaagtttacatagctggccatatggatgttaaatgttactttatgggttggttatgtaggcttcttctaaccaaTCTCTTCCCCACTACATATAATACAATGAAATTAtatatttacattaaaaaccaaagtctatcagaattccagtcaatccaataaatgttataccccttgatcttcaagaaaaggatttggaaatatggaagtatagattagcctaATTATTTTGCTTGAGCATAATCCCAAAACTAAGGATTTATTAGCCAACCCTActctgtttatgattttgttgtcatgcaggactgattgggctcattgattcgagttgaaaaagaaatgctgcgctcatggaatggcatgctttgagcactactgaaaagtgctatttacatgtgaaaaattaATGCCATATGCTgaatttgctataggcctattgtttacctttttgttggtgacactttgatatcttgatagcagtttaaagggcaaatccaccGATGAAACAAGAACTAAATCGTTTcgccgcctctgttttggtaggCTGAGGGATGGgcttggagaaatgtaaccactctcaagattaatagacagagctacggatgcaaggactgaccatccatgatatcaaaattattgttttaaccatattatgaggctatacagtgtttgtttacatttacaatgtttacaaacattggataAAAACAaggttatattttgggttctcatggagtgtgaAAGTTGAATTAAACTCATGAGCTCATGATTTATAAGTCAAAAATTTGATGTAGCAACAACATATTGCCCCTTTAAGTATGTCAAAAGTGTGCGAGTTTGAACAGGCCTATgggggggaaaaaatatttttattccataggctgggatccgcactatgcagctgttgcaagagcgcatttttcactggcagtccactggtttcaaaaacaatgattgatgggcagtttaaacttcttgaattcaaccattatcgGGTTCAAATACACGTTtggatttgtgaacagccatccacaacaaccacgtTCCGTAAGgcacaaatagctaaatgagagagcagcagtgtgattcacatcaatgcgctgtATAGATAtcaataagtgatatccgtatcgccgtagactacactgctgtcatccttacctccaagcgttgaTTCaaattggataatctttggatgctgacatcagtcgcaccattggaagacataccttggactgtagcctacaaaagcctctTCCTGCGCTTTTCCCTCGATCGATCAAACACATTTCGTGTGTCATcagtggtcagactcgctcaggtggaactaACTTAAATGTGTGACTTTTTTTCAATGCTAATTTGAGTGTCATTTacaaaacagagaagtgtcacAAAGATTGTTTttacaaacatcctttctgaatttaaaagtaatccttgaagtaatcatctagtttttcaaaagtatctagTTAAAAATATTTTTGTTGGTAATATATTACAAGGATCGTTtttgtaatccgttactcccaAACCTGTTAGTCTGTTCTATGAACGCAAACATTTATGCAAGGATTCAGTTAAACGCATGTACAGCTTTGGCAAAGTAAACATAAACAATAAATCCATTCTAATCAAATATCTTACTTTAGGGCCACAACAACGCTCTTTTCACTTCCGCACTCTTGTACTCCGGACCCCGTTCCAAACtctgaattcctctcccagtcaAAGTTACCTCATCGTCAAGTTGACGCCCGCCCCGACTCTGAATTGAGTTGGCTATTCACCGGTGTGTTTGGGCGGGACTAGAAACGTTTACCTTTCCGAGACATATTTGAGATAAAAAAAAACGTTTAAACGCACGATGAGCCGATATAAATCAGCCCATATTGATGGTCCATACACTCATTGCGCAACATAGGTGTAGACCTAGATATGGGATGTATTCATTACGCGACTTATGTTGCAAAacgtttattttttatatataacggaagcaaacggaacgaaaTGGAGTGACATACCTGCAGTTGTCTGAAAGACACTAGTTTTAACTAATGATTAATAAACCCTTCACTGATTTGCAGCAGCCCATCCATCCTGAATTTAAATGTATGTTAATTTCATAATTTCCCCCTTGTTCATCAACATGCTCAACATTTGCAAAGTAAACAGTTGTTGCATCTCTCTGAATGAGGATCCACTTAATGCACCAAATAATGATTTATAAACTGTATGGACATAGGCCTAATAAATTGTAACGTTCTCGTCTATTTAATAACCCTTTACTCAAACTATCCAGCACTTTATTCATGAGTGAACCAAATTGACATTATGGATTTGTATTGTGTAgtatttaaaatatatacttcAGCGCCAACAGCAGACACACTATTTCGTGTTTGTCTCCCCTTGAGACCATGACAGAATGAAGGAAGTACAAATatagccattttaataatgacTTGGGAAAAAGCATAACATAAAGAGTACACGCATGCATGCAGGGTATGAGCTACGCTCCTTCAAAACAAAGTGTGTTATTCACAATCTTTCACTATTACACAGAACGTAGAAGATTGTATTGGTCTGTTTTCTTTTCGCTTTATAGGACACAACCAATTCACTTTGATTAGCTTGTTTgtttacacacacaaaaaaaatccccTAATACTATGCAGTAGTACTGAAAATCACAATGACAAACAGTGCTTCCTGATCAGTTAGTCTCCAATCAAATTAAGTATTTTAACCACAGGCCCAGCGATGGATATGTTTCACTCATACGATCATTTAAATAACAGAATTCGTAATAAACAATAATTCATTACATGAAAAGTTGGCTGTCATTATGCTCTCAAATTCACTCAATAACATAAATCTCAATATCCTTTAAGATGAGTTCACTCCAAATTAAATGTAGAGAAATCAAAAATGTTGTAGAGGAAGAAAGTTTCCAAAATGCTAAACAAATTATTTGATAAAAGGAATGTGTCCAGGTAAAACATGGTAGAGTGGACTGGGACAAAATTTAAAAAGTAAAAGTCACTGATTCTGGATCTCTGCCTATACATTATCAAAATTAAGTgtgtgagggaaataaaagtagtgatggaAATTTCACAATTCTTTACCTAGGCAGTTTTACATATTTTAAGAGGCCATTCTACACAATGGAGATTAAAAGTTGGGTTCACAGAAATAGAACAGTTCCCAAGTACAGTAAATTGACATGAACTAATAACTGCCACATCCCAATCCAACAGAGAAAGTAATTCTATAGCCCCAAACTGGAGGAAAACAATGATGCGAAAGAGAgcatggagagaggcagagcaccACTGTCTTCAGAGCTACAGTTAAACTTCCACTGCTGGGCAATAGTAAACTCACTTCTTCCCCCTCAGGGACTTGCGAGCTGCTGGCTTGGCCTTCACTGCAGAATTGGCTGCTGCCTTCTTTGCAGGAGGTGACTTTTTGGGCGTTGGCCGCTTAGATGCCTTGCTCATCAGCTTTTTGATGATGGGCGTTTTGGGCTTGCTCGCAGGTGCAGCTTTCTTGACTGGTGGGGGTGCCTTGACTGGTGGGGATACCTTGACTGGTGGGGATGCAGACCTCTTTGCTGGGGGTGCAGACCTCTTTGCTGGGGGTGCAGACTTCTTGGCTGGGGGTGCAGACTTCTTGGCTGGGGGTGCAGACTTCTTGGCTGGGGGTGCAGACTTCTTGGCTGGGGGTGCAGACTTCTTGGCTGGGGGTGCAGACCTCTTTGCTGGGGCAGCTCTCTTTTTGCCCTTAGCCCTTGACTGACTTGCCGGCCGAGACTTCTTGCTGGGGGGGGGACGACGCGCTTTAGGTGGTGGCCTCTTCCCAGCTTTCCTAAGGATCGTATTGAACAAATACACTGTTAGTGAGTTTCAAATGGTTCACTGCTATGTATGACAATATCAATCAAAATATTCTCATTGGATTTTATCCACTTGACCTTCGACTCACCTCTTAGGAGGGGGTTCATCATCTGACTCTTCTTCCTCGGACGAGTCCTTTTCCTCCTCATCAGAGTCCTCATCAGACAAGTCAACCCTCTTTCTGCGTTTGTCCTTCTCCGCCACTTTCTGCTCCTTCACGTTCTGTTTTTCAGGGAACAGAATGGCTGGGCTGTGGAATAAGAAGAGACAGTCTGATCTTTAACCTTTCGGTTCCAGGTGAGTGAACTTCAGGAAATACTGTTCCTGGTATAGCACATGCAATGCAATGATGTAGAGGGCAACAATATACGTCACATAGTAGCAATGCAATGATGTACAGAGGGTAGCAATGTACATCACATAGTAACCTTCCTATAGTGGTGTTCTACCTGGGGTAGTAAGGGTAGCAGAGCTGGTAGGTTCCGTTTAGCCCATTCCCAGTGATCTGATCCATCCAGCCCATCATTTTGCACTTCTGCAGGGTCCTCTTCAGGTTGTTCACTGAGGGAAGAGAAGTGCCTGGGGTCAATAAAGCATCTTTACATCTCTGATTTAACCTAGCTAATGAGAGCGCTCCTGCAGTTGCAGGTAGGCATTCACATCTTGCCAAAGCAGTGTTTCTCTTAAGAGAGTCAGGGAGCAGGTCTTACCCACACGGTACTCCATGCTGTCCTGGTTTGTCTCTAACAGGAATTTGCGGAGTGTGGTGGTGCTGCAAGTCTTGGGTTCGTTCATTGCCACAATGGCTGTCATGATAGCGTCCTCCAGGGGCCCGCCTTTAAGCAGGAACTTGCCCCCTTCCCGCTTCAGCTGTAAGAGAGTAAGAGGGGCTGAGATAAACACTTCATACAACAGAGATCCAACATCAGACTTCATGAAGTACACTGAATTGTGCATTCCTTTAGTATAAGGCTAACCTGAAATGTTCCAGAGGCACCTTTTCCAGTGATCTGCTCCAGATGACCCTTGTCCACAGCTCTCACCAGGGCACTCTTTAGAATATCTGGCCTAGGAATGAAATCGTGACTGCATTGGAAATTCTATTTAACCTCCACGAACATCCCATAGTTCAAAGGTACTGCATTAAACATTCTGTAGATTTGGGTTGTGCACAGGGTTGCATTGCTATGTCAAGTAATACTGTAAGTTAGCATGTGTTTACGTACTCCAAACAGAATAAGAGACCCCACCCATCCCAATATAACAATAAAACAGTTATTTACCTATGCTCCACATTGAGTTGAGGGAAGTGCTGCTCCACATATTTCTTGATCAGGATATAAGACGCCTCTTTGGGCTCACATAGCCGTGTGATGATCAGGGGCAGAGCATCCCCAAGGGTCTCTGCCTTCAACCCAGGTGCCACGACGATCGGCTTCTAGCACCAAACCATCACAATCAGAATCACTGTCAAACAAAGTGgtgctctgtagctcagttggtagagcatggcgctggcaacgccaggatagtgggttcagttccagtaaaaaaaatattcaaaaatgTATGCAAGCATGATTTCacataagtgtctgctaaatggcatatattatccaAACGCTGCCTACTCAAAGCCAATGGAACAATCACATAATAGTCAATTGTAATTGTTAGTGTTGAAGTTTGTAGATCGGCGGCTGAAAATTACCTACCCCTTTAGCAGTTGGTTTATTAGAGGACTGCTTCCCAATGGTAAAGCTCCCAGAAAGGCCTTTACCCTTTAGCTGTGAGAGTGAATAAAAAGGTAAAGCAACAGTACTACGCAGGCAGGTAAACCACCAGACAAACAGGATATAGGGCACCACAACAAGTAACCCACAGATCAAAAACACCAAGACTGCTGCCTACCATTTGCAATTCATGTTAATACATGGTAAGCTTTGGTCCGTGATAAGGACTCCTCACCTGTTTGACGGTGCCCTTCTCCAGCTGCCTCTTGAGAGCTTTCTTAAGGAGGAATTTCCTCTTCTCTAAGTTAGGGTATTTCTTCACAATGTACTTCATGACAGAATGGGCTGAGGCCCCAGTTTTCTCCTTGCAGGACTGCAGAGGAAATATGATGAGTTGCAGGGGTTGCATTCGTGGGGAATAAGGGAGAACTACATAATACAAAGGTAAGTGTTTTGTGGTGTACAGACCTCAATGGCCTCGATGAGGATGTCGTCCATCTTAGGCAGCTGCATGGTGGAGGTGCTCTTATTAGTGAGCGTTGCACGTTTGCTGGCAGACATGGTTGCCCAGGCGGGAATGGCCCTTTTCACTGGCTTCTTCACTTTCTCTTTCACGCCATCCTTCTCTCTGCAACCAACCAACAAAACAAAGAGCAA from Oncorhynchus keta strain PuntledgeMale-10-30-2019 chromosome 21, Oket_V2, whole genome shotgun sequence encodes:
- the LOC118400202 gene encoding heterochromatin protein 1-binding protein 3-like isoform X1, whose amino-acid sequence is MPIRRAARTPPQEMPPSAAPEGEPDASSEESASVEEEQEMASAALVAKEGEGTGEGETKENGEKPEGEKGDESTGEKTAEGEEFEKKEEKDGVKEKVKKPVKRAIPAWATMSASKRATLTNKSTSTMQLPKMDDILIEAIESCKEKTGASAHSVMKYIVKKYPNLEKRKFLLKKALKRQLEKGTVKQLKGKGLSGSFTIGKQSSNKPTAKGPIVVAPGLKAETLGDALPLIITRLCEPKEASYILIKKYVEQHFPQLNVEHRPDILKSALVRAVDKGHLEQITGKGASGTFQLKREGGKFLLKGGPLEDAIMTAIVAMNEPKTCSTTTLRKFLLETNQDSMEYRVVNNLKRTLQKCKMMGWMDQITGNGLNGTYQLCYPYYPSPAILFPEKQNVKEQKVAEKDKRRKRVDLSDEDSDEEEKDSSEEEESDDEPPPKRKAGKRPPPKARRPPPSKKSRPASQSRAKGKKRAAPAKRSAPPAKKSAPPAKKSAPPAKKSAPPAKKSAPPAKKSAPPAKRSAPPAKRSASPPVKVSPPVKAPPPVKKAAPASKPKTPIIKKLMSKASKRPTPKKSPPAKKAAANSAVKAKPAARKSLRGKK
- the LOC118400202 gene encoding heterochromatin protein 1-binding protein 3-like isoform X3; the encoded protein is MPIRRAARTPPQEMPPSAAPEGEPDASSEESASVEEEQEMASAALVAKEGEGTGEGETKENGEKPEGEKGDESTGEKTAEGEEFEKKEEKDGVKEKVKKPVKRAIPAWATMSASKRATLTNKSTSTMQLPKMDDILIEAIESCKEKTGASAHSVMKYIVKKYPNLEKRKFLLKKALKRQLEKGTVKQLKGKGLSGSFTIGKQSSNKPTAKGKPIVVAPGLKAETLGDALPLIITRLCEPKEASYILIKKYVEQHFPQLNVEHRPDILKSALVRAVDKGHLEQITGKGASGTFQLKREGGKFLLKGGPLEDAIMTAIVAMNEPKTCSTTTLRKFLLETNQDSMEYRVVNNLKRTLQKCKMMGWMDQITGNGLNGTYQLCYPYYPSPAILFPEKQNVKEQKVAEKDKRRKRVDLSDEDSDEEEKDSSEEEESDDEPPPKRKAGKRPPPKARRPPPSKKSRPASQSRAKGKKRAAPAKRSAPPAKKSAPPAKKSAPPAKKSAPPAKRSASPPVKVSPPVKAPPPVKKAAPASKPKTPIIKKLMSKASKRPTPKKSPPAKKAAANSAVKAKPAARKSLRGKK
- the LOC118400202 gene encoding heterochromatin protein 1-binding protein 3-like isoform X4, translating into MPIRRAARTPPQEMPPSAAPEGEPDASSEESASVEEEQEMASAALVAKEGEGTGEGETKENGEKPEGEKGDESTGEKTAEGEEFEKKEEKDGVKEKVKKPVKRAIPAWATMSASKRATLTNKSTSTMQLPKMDDILIEAIESCKEKTGASAHSVMKYIVKKYPNLEKRKFLLKKALKRQLEKGTVKQLKGKGLSGSFTIGKQSSNKPTAKGKPIVVAPGLKAETLGDALPLIITRLCEPKEASYILIKKYVEQHFPQLNVEHRPDILKSALVRAVDKGHLEQITGKGASGTFQLKREGGKFLLKGGPLEDAIMTAIVAMNEPKTCSTTTLRKFLLETNQDSMEYRVVNNLKRTLQKCKMMGWMDQITGNGLNGTYQLCYPYYPSPAILFPEKQNVKEQKVAEKDKRRKRVDLSDEDSDEEEKDSSEEEESDDEPPPKRKAGKRPPPKARRPPPSKKSRPASQSRAKGKKRAAPAKRSAPPAKKSAPPAKKSAPPAKRSASPPVKVSPPVKAPPPVKKAAPASKPKTPIIKKLMSKASKRPTPKKSPPAKKAAANSAVKAKPAARKSLRGKK
- the LOC118400202 gene encoding heterochromatin protein 1-binding protein 3-like isoform X5 is translated as MPIRRAARTPPQEMPPSAAPEGEPDASSEESASVEEEQEMASAALVAKEGEGTGEGETKENGEKPEGEKGDESTGEKTAEGEEFEKKEEKDGVKEKVKKPVKRAIPAWATMSASKRATLTNKSTSTMQLPKMDDILIEAIESCKEKTGASAHSVMKYIVKKYPNLEKRKFLLKKALKRQLEKGTVKQLKGKGLSGSFTIGKQSSNKPTAKGKPIVVAPGLKAETLGDALPLIITRLCEPKEASYILIKKYVEQHFPQLNVEHRPDILKSALVRAVDKGHLEQITGKGASGTFQLKREGGKFLLKGGPLEDAIMTAIVAMNEPKTCSTTTLRKFLLETNQDSMEYRVVNNLKRTLQKCKMMGWMDQITGNGLNGTYQLCYPYYPSPAILFPEKQNVKEQKVAEKDKRRKRVDLSDEDSDEEEKDSSEEEESDDEPPPKRKAGKRPPPKARRPPPSKKSRPASQSRAKGKKRAAPAKRSAPPAKKSAPPAKKSAPPAKKSAPPAKKSAPPAKKSAPPAKRSAPPAKRSASPPVKVSPPVKAPPPVKKAAPASKPKTPIIKKLMSKASKRPTPKKSPPAKKAAANSAVKAKPAARKSLRGKK